The following proteins are co-located in the Podarcis raffonei isolate rPodRaf1 chromosome 5, rPodRaf1.pri, whole genome shotgun sequence genome:
- the MLF1 gene encoding myeloid leukemia factor 1 isoform X3, translating to MFGGWSRIFEEDPFFRDPFAAHNDHMRRFFSEPFGRDPFLSIKDGGEGALHQRGRPDSQVALRDNHKTSCSLMPFGSFGGMAMSSPLMPFGCFGGMNMDFRDHFSAMDRMMSNMRNSMMELHRNFDKMALDPNSHSFSSSSVMTYSKKGDEPPKVFQASAQTRVAPGGIKETRKALKDSESGLEKMSIGHHIQDRAHVVQKAKNNKTGDEELNQEFVNLDEDEAHAFDEQWQKEILKYRPSGIRNGIDAPRHRNSHHISKEDATRREKTPRPRVSIEGPRKPKPSVEKLNIKGSHVPLKTSKK from the exons ATGTTCGGGGGTTGGTCCAGAATCTTCGAGGAAGATCCTTTCTTTCG GGATCCATTTGCCGCACACAATGATCATATGCGTCGtttcttttctgaaccttttggaCGAGATCCATTTCTCTCAATTAAAGATGGTGGGGAAGGAGCTCTACATCAAAGAGGACGTCCTGATTCTCAGGTTGCTTTGAGAGACAATCACAAG ACGAGCTGTTCCCTTATGCCTTTTGGCAGTTTTGGTGGCATG GCAATGAGTTCCCCCCTTATGCCTTTTGGCTGTTTTGGTGGCATG AACATGGATTTCAGGGATCATTTCTCTGCAATGGACAGAATGATGTCAAACATGAGAAACAGTATGATGGAATTGCACAGAAATTTT GATAAAATGGCACTTGATCCAAATAGTCACTCATTCAGTTCTTCCTCAGTGATGACTTATTCCAAGAAGGGTGATGAACCTCCAAAGgttttccaggcttcagctcagACACGTGTGGCTCCAGGAGGG attaaagaaaccagaaaagcACTTAAAGATTCTGAAAGTGGGCTTGAAAAAATGTCTATTGGTCATCACATTCAAGATCGTGCTCATGTTGTTCAGAAGGCCAAGAACAACAAAACTGGTGATGAGGAACTGAATCAAGAATTTGTTAATTTAGATGAAG ATGAAGCTCATGCATTTGATGAACAATGGCAGAAGGAGATTCTGAAGTACAGACCCTCAGGAATAAGAAATGGTATAGATGCACCAAGACATAGAAACAGCCATCACATAAGCAAGGAAGATGCAACAAGGAG AGAGAAGACCCCCCGCCCAAGGGTATCCATTGAGGGACCCAGGAAGCCTAAACCTTCTGTGGAGAAGCTCAATATCAAGGGATCACATGTTCCACTCAAAACCAGCAAAAAATAA
- the MLF1 gene encoding myeloid leukemia factor 1 isoform X1 has protein sequence MFGGWSRIFEEDPFFRDPFAAHNDHMRRFFSEPFGRDPFLSIKDGGEGALHQRGRPDSQVALRDNHKTSCSLMPFGSFGGMAASFPLMPFGSFGGMAMSSPLMPFGCFGGMNMDFRDHFSAMDRMMSNMRNSMMELHRNFDKMALDPNSHSFSSSSVMTYSKKGDEPPKVFQASAQTRVAPGGIKETRKALKDSESGLEKMSIGHHIQDRAHVVQKAKNNKTGDEELNQEFVNLDEDEAHAFDEQWQKEILKYRPSGIRNGIDAPRHRNSHHISKEDATRREKTPRPRVSIEGPRKPKPSVEKLNIKGSHVPLKTSKK, from the exons ATGTTCGGGGGTTGGTCCAGAATCTTCGAGGAAGATCCTTTCTTTCG GGATCCATTTGCCGCACACAATGATCATATGCGTCGtttcttttctgaaccttttggaCGAGATCCATTTCTCTCAATTAAAGATGGTGGGGAAGGAGCTCTACATCAAAGAGGACGTCCTGATTCTCAGGTTGCTTTGAGAGACAATCACAAG ACGAGCTGTTCCCTTATGCCTTTTGGCAGTTTTGGTGGCATG GCAGCGAGTTTTCCGCTTATGCCTTTTGGCAGTTTTGGTGGCATG GCAATGAGTTCCCCCCTTATGCCTTTTGGCTGTTTTGGTGGCATG AACATGGATTTCAGGGATCATTTCTCTGCAATGGACAGAATGATGTCAAACATGAGAAACAGTATGATGGAATTGCACAGAAATTTT GATAAAATGGCACTTGATCCAAATAGTCACTCATTCAGTTCTTCCTCAGTGATGACTTATTCCAAGAAGGGTGATGAACCTCCAAAGgttttccaggcttcagctcagACACGTGTGGCTCCAGGAGGG attaaagaaaccagaaaagcACTTAAAGATTCTGAAAGTGGGCTTGAAAAAATGTCTATTGGTCATCACATTCAAGATCGTGCTCATGTTGTTCAGAAGGCCAAGAACAACAAAACTGGTGATGAGGAACTGAATCAAGAATTTGTTAATTTAGATGAAG ATGAAGCTCATGCATTTGATGAACAATGGCAGAAGGAGATTCTGAAGTACAGACCCTCAGGAATAAGAAATGGTATAGATGCACCAAGACATAGAAACAGCCATCACATAAGCAAGGAAGATGCAACAAGGAG AGAGAAGACCCCCCGCCCAAGGGTATCCATTGAGGGACCCAGGAAGCCTAAACCTTCTGTGGAGAAGCTCAATATCAAGGGATCACATGTTCCACTCAAAACCAGCAAAAAATAA
- the MLF1 gene encoding myeloid leukemia factor 1 isoform X2, which produces MFGGWSRIFEEDPFFRDPFAAHNDHMRRFFSEPFGRDPFLSIKDGGEGALHQRGRPDSQVALRDNHKAASFPLMPFGSFGGMAMSSPLMPFGCFGGMNMDFRDHFSAMDRMMSNMRNSMMELHRNFDKMALDPNSHSFSSSSVMTYSKKGDEPPKVFQASAQTRVAPGGIKETRKALKDSESGLEKMSIGHHIQDRAHVVQKAKNNKTGDEELNQEFVNLDEDEAHAFDEQWQKEILKYRPSGIRNGIDAPRHRNSHHISKEDATRREKTPRPRVSIEGPRKPKPSVEKLNIKGSHVPLKTSKK; this is translated from the exons ATGTTCGGGGGTTGGTCCAGAATCTTCGAGGAAGATCCTTTCTTTCG GGATCCATTTGCCGCACACAATGATCATATGCGTCGtttcttttctgaaccttttggaCGAGATCCATTTCTCTCAATTAAAGATGGTGGGGAAGGAGCTCTACATCAAAGAGGACGTCCTGATTCTCAGGTTGCTTTGAGAGACAATCACAAG GCAGCGAGTTTTCCGCTTATGCCTTTTGGCAGTTTTGGTGGCATG GCAATGAGTTCCCCCCTTATGCCTTTTGGCTGTTTTGGTGGCATG AACATGGATTTCAGGGATCATTTCTCTGCAATGGACAGAATGATGTCAAACATGAGAAACAGTATGATGGAATTGCACAGAAATTTT GATAAAATGGCACTTGATCCAAATAGTCACTCATTCAGTTCTTCCTCAGTGATGACTTATTCCAAGAAGGGTGATGAACCTCCAAAGgttttccaggcttcagctcagACACGTGTGGCTCCAGGAGGG attaaagaaaccagaaaagcACTTAAAGATTCTGAAAGTGGGCTTGAAAAAATGTCTATTGGTCATCACATTCAAGATCGTGCTCATGTTGTTCAGAAGGCCAAGAACAACAAAACTGGTGATGAGGAACTGAATCAAGAATTTGTTAATTTAGATGAAG ATGAAGCTCATGCATTTGATGAACAATGGCAGAAGGAGATTCTGAAGTACAGACCCTCAGGAATAAGAAATGGTATAGATGCACCAAGACATAGAAACAGCCATCACATAAGCAAGGAAGATGCAACAAGGAG AGAGAAGACCCCCCGCCCAAGGGTATCCATTGAGGGACCCAGGAAGCCTAAACCTTCTGTGGAGAAGCTCAATATCAAGGGATCACATGTTCCACTCAAAACCAGCAAAAAATAA
- the MLF1 gene encoding myeloid leukemia factor 1 isoform X5: protein MFGGWSRIFEEDPFFRDPFAAHNDHMRRFFSEPFGRDPFLSIKDGGEGALHQRGRPDSQVALRDNHKAMSSPLMPFGCFGGMNMDFRDHFSAMDRMMSNMRNSMMELHRNFDKMALDPNSHSFSSSSVMTYSKKGDEPPKVFQASAQTRVAPGGIKETRKALKDSESGLEKMSIGHHIQDRAHVVQKAKNNKTGDEELNQEFVNLDEDEAHAFDEQWQKEILKYRPSGIRNGIDAPRHRNSHHISKEDATRREKTPRPRVSIEGPRKPKPSVEKLNIKGSHVPLKTSKK from the exons ATGTTCGGGGGTTGGTCCAGAATCTTCGAGGAAGATCCTTTCTTTCG GGATCCATTTGCCGCACACAATGATCATATGCGTCGtttcttttctgaaccttttggaCGAGATCCATTTCTCTCAATTAAAGATGGTGGGGAAGGAGCTCTACATCAAAGAGGACGTCCTGATTCTCAGGTTGCTTTGAGAGACAATCACAAG GCAATGAGTTCCCCCCTTATGCCTTTTGGCTGTTTTGGTGGCATG AACATGGATTTCAGGGATCATTTCTCTGCAATGGACAGAATGATGTCAAACATGAGAAACAGTATGATGGAATTGCACAGAAATTTT GATAAAATGGCACTTGATCCAAATAGTCACTCATTCAGTTCTTCCTCAGTGATGACTTATTCCAAGAAGGGTGATGAACCTCCAAAGgttttccaggcttcagctcagACACGTGTGGCTCCAGGAGGG attaaagaaaccagaaaagcACTTAAAGATTCTGAAAGTGGGCTTGAAAAAATGTCTATTGGTCATCACATTCAAGATCGTGCTCATGTTGTTCAGAAGGCCAAGAACAACAAAACTGGTGATGAGGAACTGAATCAAGAATTTGTTAATTTAGATGAAG ATGAAGCTCATGCATTTGATGAACAATGGCAGAAGGAGATTCTGAAGTACAGACCCTCAGGAATAAGAAATGGTATAGATGCACCAAGACATAGAAACAGCCATCACATAAGCAAGGAAGATGCAACAAGGAG AGAGAAGACCCCCCGCCCAAGGGTATCCATTGAGGGACCCAGGAAGCCTAAACCTTCTGTGGAGAAGCTCAATATCAAGGGATCACATGTTCCACTCAAAACCAGCAAAAAATAA
- the MLF1 gene encoding myeloid leukemia factor 1 isoform X8, translating into MFGGWSRIFEEDPFFRDPFAAHNDHMRRFFSEPFGRDPFLSIKDGGEGALHQRGRPDSQVALRDNHKNMDFRDHFSAMDRMMSNMRNSMMELHRNFDKMALDPNSHSFSSSSVMTYSKKGDEPPKVFQASAQTRVAPGGIKETRKALKDSESGLEKMSIGHHIQDRAHVVQKAKNNKTGDEELNQEFVNLDEDEAHAFDEQWQKEILKYRPSGIRNGIDAPRHRNSHHISKEDATRREKTPRPRVSIEGPRKPKPSVEKLNIKGSHVPLKTSKK; encoded by the exons ATGTTCGGGGGTTGGTCCAGAATCTTCGAGGAAGATCCTTTCTTTCG GGATCCATTTGCCGCACACAATGATCATATGCGTCGtttcttttctgaaccttttggaCGAGATCCATTTCTCTCAATTAAAGATGGTGGGGAAGGAGCTCTACATCAAAGAGGACGTCCTGATTCTCAGGTTGCTTTGAGAGACAATCACAAG AACATGGATTTCAGGGATCATTTCTCTGCAATGGACAGAATGATGTCAAACATGAGAAACAGTATGATGGAATTGCACAGAAATTTT GATAAAATGGCACTTGATCCAAATAGTCACTCATTCAGTTCTTCCTCAGTGATGACTTATTCCAAGAAGGGTGATGAACCTCCAAAGgttttccaggcttcagctcagACACGTGTGGCTCCAGGAGGG attaaagaaaccagaaaagcACTTAAAGATTCTGAAAGTGGGCTTGAAAAAATGTCTATTGGTCATCACATTCAAGATCGTGCTCATGTTGTTCAGAAGGCCAAGAACAACAAAACTGGTGATGAGGAACTGAATCAAGAATTTGTTAATTTAGATGAAG ATGAAGCTCATGCATTTGATGAACAATGGCAGAAGGAGATTCTGAAGTACAGACCCTCAGGAATAAGAAATGGTATAGATGCACCAAGACATAGAAACAGCCATCACATAAGCAAGGAAGATGCAACAAGGAG AGAGAAGACCCCCCGCCCAAGGGTATCCATTGAGGGACCCAGGAAGCCTAAACCTTCTGTGGAGAAGCTCAATATCAAGGGATCACATGTTCCACTCAAAACCAGCAAAAAATAA
- the MLF1 gene encoding myeloid leukemia factor 1 isoform X4 — MFGGWSRIFEEDPFFRDPFAAHNDHMRRFFSEPFGRDPFLSIKDGGEGALHQRGRPDSQVALRDNHKTSCSLMPFGSFGGMAASFPLMPFGSFGGMNMDFRDHFSAMDRMMSNMRNSMMELHRNFDKMALDPNSHSFSSSSVMTYSKKGDEPPKVFQASAQTRVAPGGIKETRKALKDSESGLEKMSIGHHIQDRAHVVQKAKNNKTGDEELNQEFVNLDEDEAHAFDEQWQKEILKYRPSGIRNGIDAPRHRNSHHISKEDATRREKTPRPRVSIEGPRKPKPSVEKLNIKGSHVPLKTSKK, encoded by the exons ATGTTCGGGGGTTGGTCCAGAATCTTCGAGGAAGATCCTTTCTTTCG GGATCCATTTGCCGCACACAATGATCATATGCGTCGtttcttttctgaaccttttggaCGAGATCCATTTCTCTCAATTAAAGATGGTGGGGAAGGAGCTCTACATCAAAGAGGACGTCCTGATTCTCAGGTTGCTTTGAGAGACAATCACAAG ACGAGCTGTTCCCTTATGCCTTTTGGCAGTTTTGGTGGCATG GCAGCGAGTTTTCCGCTTATGCCTTTTGGCAGTTTTGGTGGCATG AACATGGATTTCAGGGATCATTTCTCTGCAATGGACAGAATGATGTCAAACATGAGAAACAGTATGATGGAATTGCACAGAAATTTT GATAAAATGGCACTTGATCCAAATAGTCACTCATTCAGTTCTTCCTCAGTGATGACTTATTCCAAGAAGGGTGATGAACCTCCAAAGgttttccaggcttcagctcagACACGTGTGGCTCCAGGAGGG attaaagaaaccagaaaagcACTTAAAGATTCTGAAAGTGGGCTTGAAAAAATGTCTATTGGTCATCACATTCAAGATCGTGCTCATGTTGTTCAGAAGGCCAAGAACAACAAAACTGGTGATGAGGAACTGAATCAAGAATTTGTTAATTTAGATGAAG ATGAAGCTCATGCATTTGATGAACAATGGCAGAAGGAGATTCTGAAGTACAGACCCTCAGGAATAAGAAATGGTATAGATGCACCAAGACATAGAAACAGCCATCACATAAGCAAGGAAGATGCAACAAGGAG AGAGAAGACCCCCCGCCCAAGGGTATCCATTGAGGGACCCAGGAAGCCTAAACCTTCTGTGGAGAAGCTCAATATCAAGGGATCACATGTTCCACTCAAAACCAGCAAAAAATAA
- the MLF1 gene encoding myeloid leukemia factor 1 isoform X7 — protein MFGGWSRIFEEDPFFRDPFAAHNDHMRRFFSEPFGRDPFLSIKDGGEGALHQRGRPDSQVALRDNHKTSCSLMPFGSFGGMNMDFRDHFSAMDRMMSNMRNSMMELHRNFDKMALDPNSHSFSSSSVMTYSKKGDEPPKVFQASAQTRVAPGGIKETRKALKDSESGLEKMSIGHHIQDRAHVVQKAKNNKTGDEELNQEFVNLDEDEAHAFDEQWQKEILKYRPSGIRNGIDAPRHRNSHHISKEDATRREKTPRPRVSIEGPRKPKPSVEKLNIKGSHVPLKTSKK, from the exons ATGTTCGGGGGTTGGTCCAGAATCTTCGAGGAAGATCCTTTCTTTCG GGATCCATTTGCCGCACACAATGATCATATGCGTCGtttcttttctgaaccttttggaCGAGATCCATTTCTCTCAATTAAAGATGGTGGGGAAGGAGCTCTACATCAAAGAGGACGTCCTGATTCTCAGGTTGCTTTGAGAGACAATCACAAG ACGAGCTGTTCCCTTATGCCTTTTGGCAGTTTTGGTGGCATG AACATGGATTTCAGGGATCATTTCTCTGCAATGGACAGAATGATGTCAAACATGAGAAACAGTATGATGGAATTGCACAGAAATTTT GATAAAATGGCACTTGATCCAAATAGTCACTCATTCAGTTCTTCCTCAGTGATGACTTATTCCAAGAAGGGTGATGAACCTCCAAAGgttttccaggcttcagctcagACACGTGTGGCTCCAGGAGGG attaaagaaaccagaaaagcACTTAAAGATTCTGAAAGTGGGCTTGAAAAAATGTCTATTGGTCATCACATTCAAGATCGTGCTCATGTTGTTCAGAAGGCCAAGAACAACAAAACTGGTGATGAGGAACTGAATCAAGAATTTGTTAATTTAGATGAAG ATGAAGCTCATGCATTTGATGAACAATGGCAGAAGGAGATTCTGAAGTACAGACCCTCAGGAATAAGAAATGGTATAGATGCACCAAGACATAGAAACAGCCATCACATAAGCAAGGAAGATGCAACAAGGAG AGAGAAGACCCCCCGCCCAAGGGTATCCATTGAGGGACCCAGGAAGCCTAAACCTTCTGTGGAGAAGCTCAATATCAAGGGATCACATGTTCCACTCAAAACCAGCAAAAAATAA
- the MLF1 gene encoding myeloid leukemia factor 1 isoform X6, giving the protein MFGGWSRIFEEDPFFRDPFAAHNDHMRRFFSEPFGRDPFLSIKDGGEGALHQRGRPDSQVALRDNHKAASFPLMPFGSFGGMNMDFRDHFSAMDRMMSNMRNSMMELHRNFDKMALDPNSHSFSSSSVMTYSKKGDEPPKVFQASAQTRVAPGGIKETRKALKDSESGLEKMSIGHHIQDRAHVVQKAKNNKTGDEELNQEFVNLDEDEAHAFDEQWQKEILKYRPSGIRNGIDAPRHRNSHHISKEDATRREKTPRPRVSIEGPRKPKPSVEKLNIKGSHVPLKTSKK; this is encoded by the exons ATGTTCGGGGGTTGGTCCAGAATCTTCGAGGAAGATCCTTTCTTTCG GGATCCATTTGCCGCACACAATGATCATATGCGTCGtttcttttctgaaccttttggaCGAGATCCATTTCTCTCAATTAAAGATGGTGGGGAAGGAGCTCTACATCAAAGAGGACGTCCTGATTCTCAGGTTGCTTTGAGAGACAATCACAAG GCAGCGAGTTTTCCGCTTATGCCTTTTGGCAGTTTTGGTGGCATG AACATGGATTTCAGGGATCATTTCTCTGCAATGGACAGAATGATGTCAAACATGAGAAACAGTATGATGGAATTGCACAGAAATTTT GATAAAATGGCACTTGATCCAAATAGTCACTCATTCAGTTCTTCCTCAGTGATGACTTATTCCAAGAAGGGTGATGAACCTCCAAAGgttttccaggcttcagctcagACACGTGTGGCTCCAGGAGGG attaaagaaaccagaaaagcACTTAAAGATTCTGAAAGTGGGCTTGAAAAAATGTCTATTGGTCATCACATTCAAGATCGTGCTCATGTTGTTCAGAAGGCCAAGAACAACAAAACTGGTGATGAGGAACTGAATCAAGAATTTGTTAATTTAGATGAAG ATGAAGCTCATGCATTTGATGAACAATGGCAGAAGGAGATTCTGAAGTACAGACCCTCAGGAATAAGAAATGGTATAGATGCACCAAGACATAGAAACAGCCATCACATAAGCAAGGAAGATGCAACAAGGAG AGAGAAGACCCCCCGCCCAAGGGTATCCATTGAGGGACCCAGGAAGCCTAAACCTTCTGTGGAGAAGCTCAATATCAAGGGATCACATGTTCCACTCAAAACCAGCAAAAAATAA